A genomic window from Hyla sarda isolate aHylSar1 unplaced genomic scaffold, aHylSar1.hap1 scaffold_898, whole genome shotgun sequence includes:
- the PRR14 gene encoding proline-rich protein 14 isoform X3, translating to MTPLGDMLRCLLNDRNSHGRMDTHCVLKSPSPNDFLKTPPQPLTGVRHDMTSPRGFLSTLHRASPMERERRRILSVELRDIGHEVEHLQVQMPEFEGRWSSTAVCEDRGHRTSPMDPSSPGIAPPPTIMPISTEDSALTLCRPPLMSPPKEESGWGLLPLFNSVRSKLESFAEIFLTPVKSQRGLRNSEAGAAEDNPPSQRTPPTLRLQTETSSILCRPPLQRHLSCPLLPVIQHKRRHSVDTAEPPTEPCSCRRRRHSLGSVEECRSLMPFSLSCLRKENHPSVLKLSPFQPNGEGSSAVLCLDQDREQGHSGAEHQVTRESIPDSDYKTPENLSRSKENKVSNIQIRKRAQRQEGNLTPLGLPKRVRLQKEDFSLEEIYTNKNYRTPTEKRKFETIFEEPIMKGDTLILTSQRPLRRIMVFKEGGAAPRKRKKKGKAAGRTRRWTDTGTGENVNYELLLQHKLKQLDAALQEDPPGL from the exons atgacccccctgggcgatatgctgcgatgcctgctgaacgaccggaattcccacgggcgtatggatacacactgcgtcctgaagag TCCGTCCCCCAATGACTTCCTGAAGACTCCCCCACAGCCCCTCACGGGGGTCCGCCATGACATGACCTCACCCAGaggcttcctcagcaccctgcaCCGGGCGTCCCCCATGGAGAGGGAGAGGAGAAGGATCCTGTCTGTGGAGCTGAGAGACATTGGCCATGAG GTGGAGCATCTTCAGGTGCAGATGCCAGAGTttgaggg GAGATGGAGCTCTACCGCTGTGTGTGAAGATCGGGGGCACAGGACCTCCCCTATGGACCCTTCTTCTCCAGGTATTGCTCCTCCTCCGACCATCATGCCCATCTCCACAGAGGACTCTGCTTTAACCCTGTGTCGGCCGCCACTGATGTCGCCTCCTAAGGAGGAGTCCGGATGGGGGCTGCTTCCGCTATTCAACAGTGTGCGTTCCAAGTTGGAGAGCTTTGCTGAAATCTTTCTCACCCCAGTGAAGAGTCAAAGGGGTCTCCGAAACTCTGAGGCCGGGGCTG CAGAGGACAATCCACCCTCCCAGAGAACTCCTCCGACTCTTAGACTGCAGACAGAGACATCCTCCATATTGTGCCGTCCTCCACTCCAGCGCCATCTGTCCTGCCCCTTACTGCCCGTTATACAGCACAAGCGGAGGCACAGTGTGGATACAGCAGAGCCGCCCACCGAGCCTTGTAGCTGCAGGAGGAGGCGGCATAGCCTTGGATCGGTGGAAGAGTGTCGGAGCCTGATGCCATTCTCCTTGTCCTGCCTACGAAAGGAGAATCATCCGTCTGTCCTAAAACTATCGCCATTCCAGCCAAATGG TGAGGGGTCTTCTGCCGTCCTTTGCTTGGACCAGGATAGAGAGCAGGGCCACAGTGGAGCCGAGCACCAGGTAACAAGGGAATCTATTCCAGATTCTGACTATAAG ACCCCAGAAAATCTATCCCGTTCCAAAGAGAATAAAGTGTCCAACATCCAGATCAGGAAGAGGGCGCAACGGCAGGAGGGGAATCTGACGCCTCTGGGTCTCCCCAAACGTGTGCG GCTGCAGAAAGAAGACTTCAGTCTGGAGGAGATATACACCAATAAGAACTACCGCACCCCCACCGAGAAACG AAAATTTGAGACAATATTTGAAGAGCCGATAATGAAGGGCGACACATTGATCCTCACCAGCCAGCGCCCGCTGCGGCGGATTATGGTCTTTAAGGAAGGGGGCGCTGCTCCACGCAAGCGGAAGAAGAAAGGGAAAGCAGCGGGTCGCACCCGGAGATGGACGGACACCGGCACAGGAGAAAACGTCAACTATGAACTATTACTGCAGCACAAGCTCAAGCAACTGGACGCTGCTCTGCAAGAAGACCCGCCCGGTCTGTGA
- the PRR14 gene encoding proline-rich protein 14 isoform X1, whose product MTPLGDMLRCLLNDRNSHGRMDTHCVLKSPSPNDFLKTPPQPLTGVRHDMTSPRGFLSTLHRASPMERERRRILSVELRDIGHEVEHLQVQMPEFEGRWSSTAVCEDRGHRTSPMDPSSPGIAPPPTIMPISTEDSALTLCRPPLMSPPKEESGWGLLPLFNSVRSKLESFAEIFLTPVKSQRGLRNSEAGAGKTHQPECSVPRDPVQPYTPSPECHHLSNVSSVWAAEDNPPSQRTPPTLRLQTETSSILCRPPLQRHLSCPLLPVIQHKRRHSVDTAEPPTEPCSCRRRRHSLGSVEECRSLMPFSLSCLRKENHPSVLKLSPFQPNGEGSSAVLCLDQDREQGHSGAEHQVTRESIPDSDYKTPENLSRSKENKVSNIQIRKRAQRQEGNLTPLGLPKRVRLQKEDFSLEEIYTNKNYRTPTEKRKFETIFEEPIMKGDTLILTSQRPLRRIMVFKEGGAAPRKRKKKGKAAGRTRRWTDTGTGENVNYELLLQHKLKQLDAALQEDPPGL is encoded by the exons atgacccccctgggcgatatgctgcgatgcctgctgaacgaccggaattcccacgggcgtatggatacacactgcgtcctgaagag TCCGTCCCCCAATGACTTCCTGAAGACTCCCCCACAGCCCCTCACGGGGGTCCGCCATGACATGACCTCACCCAGaggcttcctcagcaccctgcaCCGGGCGTCCCCCATGGAGAGGGAGAGGAGAAGGATCCTGTCTGTGGAGCTGAGAGACATTGGCCATGAG GTGGAGCATCTTCAGGTGCAGATGCCAGAGTttgaggg GAGATGGAGCTCTACCGCTGTGTGTGAAGATCGGGGGCACAGGACCTCCCCTATGGACCCTTCTTCTCCAGGTATTGCTCCTCCTCCGACCATCATGCCCATCTCCACAGAGGACTCTGCTTTAACCCTGTGTCGGCCGCCACTGATGTCGCCTCCTAAGGAGGAGTCCGGATGGGGGCTGCTTCCGCTATTCAACAGTGTGCGTTCCAAGTTGGAGAGCTTTGCTGAAATCTTTCTCACCCCAGTGAAGAGTCAAAGGGGTCTCCGAAACTCTGAGGCCGGGGCTGGTAAGACACATCAGCCGGAGTGTTCTGTGCCCAGGGACCCTGTCCAGCCTTACACCCCGTCCCCAGAATGCCACCACCTTAGTAATGTCTCTTCTGTCTGGGCAGCAGAGGACAATCCACCCTCCCAGAGAACTCCTCCGACTCTTAGACTGCAGACAGAGACATCCTCCATATTGTGCCGTCCTCCACTCCAGCGCCATCTGTCCTGCCCCTTACTGCCCGTTATACAGCACAAGCGGAGGCACAGTGTGGATACAGCAGAGCCGCCCACCGAGCCTTGTAGCTGCAGGAGGAGGCGGCATAGCCTTGGATCGGTGGAAGAGTGTCGGAGCCTGATGCCATTCTCCTTGTCCTGCCTACGAAAGGAGAATCATCCGTCTGTCCTAAAACTATCGCCATTCCAGCCAAATGG TGAGGGGTCTTCTGCCGTCCTTTGCTTGGACCAGGATAGAGAGCAGGGCCACAGTGGAGCCGAGCACCAGGTAACAAGGGAATCTATTCCAGATTCTGACTATAAG ACCCCAGAAAATCTATCCCGTTCCAAAGAGAATAAAGTGTCCAACATCCAGATCAGGAAGAGGGCGCAACGGCAGGAGGGGAATCTGACGCCTCTGGGTCTCCCCAAACGTGTGCG GCTGCAGAAAGAAGACTTCAGTCTGGAGGAGATATACACCAATAAGAACTACCGCACCCCCACCGAGAAACG AAAATTTGAGACAATATTTGAAGAGCCGATAATGAAGGGCGACACATTGATCCTCACCAGCCAGCGCCCGCTGCGGCGGATTATGGTCTTTAAGGAAGGGGGCGCTGCTCCACGCAAGCGGAAGAAGAAAGGGAAAGCAGCGGGTCGCACCCGGAGATGGACGGACACCGGCACAGGAGAAAACGTCAACTATGAACTATTACTGCAGCACAAGCTCAAGCAACTGGACGCTGCTCTGCAAGAAGACCCGCCCGGTCTGTGA
- the PRR14 gene encoding proline-rich protein 14 isoform X2: MPAERPEFPRAPSPNDFLKTPPQPLTGVRHDMTSPRGFLSTLHRASPMERERRRILSVELRDIGHEVEHLQVQMPEFEGRWSSTAVCEDRGHRTSPMDPSSPGIAPPPTIMPISTEDSALTLCRPPLMSPPKEESGWGLLPLFNSVRSKLESFAEIFLTPVKSQRGLRNSEAGAGKTHQPECSVPRDPVQPYTPSPECHHLSNVSSVWAAEDNPPSQRTPPTLRLQTETSSILCRPPLQRHLSCPLLPVIQHKRRHSVDTAEPPTEPCSCRRRRHSLGSVEECRSLMPFSLSCLRKENHPSVLKLSPFQPNGEGSSAVLCLDQDREQGHSGAEHQVTRESIPDSDYKTPENLSRSKENKVSNIQIRKRAQRQEGNLTPLGLPKRVRLQKEDFSLEEIYTNKNYRTPTEKRKFETIFEEPIMKGDTLILTSQRPLRRIMVFKEGGAAPRKRKKKGKAAGRTRRWTDTGTGENVNYELLLQHKLKQLDAALQEDPPGL, encoded by the exons atgcctgctgaacgaccggaattcccacgggc TCCGTCCCCCAATGACTTCCTGAAGACTCCCCCACAGCCCCTCACGGGGGTCCGCCATGACATGACCTCACCCAGaggcttcctcagcaccctgcaCCGGGCGTCCCCCATGGAGAGGGAGAGGAGAAGGATCCTGTCTGTGGAGCTGAGAGACATTGGCCATGAG GTGGAGCATCTTCAGGTGCAGATGCCAGAGTttgaggg GAGATGGAGCTCTACCGCTGTGTGTGAAGATCGGGGGCACAGGACCTCCCCTATGGACCCTTCTTCTCCAGGTATTGCTCCTCCTCCGACCATCATGCCCATCTCCACAGAGGACTCTGCTTTAACCCTGTGTCGGCCGCCACTGATGTCGCCTCCTAAGGAGGAGTCCGGATGGGGGCTGCTTCCGCTATTCAACAGTGTGCGTTCCAAGTTGGAGAGCTTTGCTGAAATCTTTCTCACCCCAGTGAAGAGTCAAAGGGGTCTCCGAAACTCTGAGGCCGGGGCTGGTAAGACACATCAGCCGGAGTGTTCTGTGCCCAGGGACCCTGTCCAGCCTTACACCCCGTCCCCAGAATGCCACCACCTTAGTAATGTCTCTTCTGTCTGGGCAGCAGAGGACAATCCACCCTCCCAGAGAACTCCTCCGACTCTTAGACTGCAGACAGAGACATCCTCCATATTGTGCCGTCCTCCACTCCAGCGCCATCTGTCCTGCCCCTTACTGCCCGTTATACAGCACAAGCGGAGGCACAGTGTGGATACAGCAGAGCCGCCCACCGAGCCTTGTAGCTGCAGGAGGAGGCGGCATAGCCTTGGATCGGTGGAAGAGTGTCGGAGCCTGATGCCATTCTCCTTGTCCTGCCTACGAAAGGAGAATCATCCGTCTGTCCTAAAACTATCGCCATTCCAGCCAAATGG TGAGGGGTCTTCTGCCGTCCTTTGCTTGGACCAGGATAGAGAGCAGGGCCACAGTGGAGCCGAGCACCAGGTAACAAGGGAATCTATTCCAGATTCTGACTATAAG ACCCCAGAAAATCTATCCCGTTCCAAAGAGAATAAAGTGTCCAACATCCAGATCAGGAAGAGGGCGCAACGGCAGGAGGGGAATCTGACGCCTCTGGGTCTCCCCAAACGTGTGCG GCTGCAGAAAGAAGACTTCAGTCTGGAGGAGATATACACCAATAAGAACTACCGCACCCCCACCGAGAAACG AAAATTTGAGACAATATTTGAAGAGCCGATAATGAAGGGCGACACATTGATCCTCACCAGCCAGCGCCCGCTGCGGCGGATTATGGTCTTTAAGGAAGGGGGCGCTGCTCCACGCAAGCGGAAGAAGAAAGGGAAAGCAGCGGGTCGCACCCGGAGATGGACGGACACCGGCACAGGAGAAAACGTCAACTATGAACTATTACTGCAGCACAAGCTCAAGCAACTGGACGCTGCTCTGCAAGAAGACCCGCCCGGTCTGTGA